A stretch of Myxococcus hansupus DNA encodes these proteins:
- a CDS encoding helix-turn-helix domain-containing protein, translating into MKPFEQQTYYEILEVPVTAPLEEIRAAYARLMELYSPDSIAVYALVDEGQVDGLRARMAEALEILSDEDLRAEYDKDLGLPARRLMEAVSTGGAVEEKRAEPERVGVAASTGEDQTAPLSTQGPETGTNGRAGAVREAPVEGSEDASGEREAAGQGADTASQDDASPVAVPTGQADFRASFFRGFSFAYVSSSLQDTQSLGSAVDVPAASMQPVAPAAAAPVPTPPAALGSASPEPVQPAAPVVVSTETPPVRAASVGTVSPETVQAAGPVAASPVATAPVGAVASEAVPAAPPVASTQTAVPVAPSSSAAVAPVIPAVVAAAPAQVAAAPAGGAAPEVGSTAAPVAVAPAQSPAESAGGAAADVGTPATPVTASPTQAPVASTGGAAPDAGAVAAPVVSSGLPSAPVQSAAPVATASVPDVSRAAPTVPESAAIIPVRAPTAAEPQPEPSRPASRPGRPLGDAPQIAQDTAIATAEAALAQVSQVASRAREPRPRIPDIPSDAEFNGELLRQVREARGMTLQQVADRTRITRGHLENVEADRYTALPAAVYLRGILMNLARELGLDPLRVSKSYLALASEKSGKK; encoded by the coding sequence ATGAAGCCTTTCGAGCAGCAGACCTATTACGAGATTCTCGAAGTCCCCGTCACCGCGCCCCTCGAGGAGATTCGGGCGGCGTATGCGCGGTTGATGGAGCTGTATTCGCCGGACTCCATCGCCGTCTATGCGCTCGTGGACGAGGGGCAGGTCGACGGGCTCCGCGCCCGGATGGCCGAGGCCCTGGAGATTCTCTCCGACGAGGACCTGCGTGCCGAATACGACAAGGACCTCGGGTTGCCCGCGCGGCGGCTGATGGAGGCCGTGTCCACCGGGGGCGCGGTGGAGGAAAAGCGTGCGGAGCCCGAGCGGGTTGGGGTTGCCGCGTCCACTGGGGAAGATCAGACTGCGCCTCTTTCGACACAGGGCCCCGAGACGGGGACGAATGGGAGGGCAGGGGCAGTGCGAGAGGCGCCGGTAGAGGGCTCGGAGGACGCGAGCGGGGAGCGGGAGGCGGCAGGGCAGGGCGCCGACACGGCGTCGCAGGACGACGCGTCTCCGGTGGCGGTGCCTACGGGGCAGGCGGATTTCCGGGCCTCGTTCTTCCGAGGCTTCTCGTTCGCGTATGTGTCCAGCTCGCTGCAGGACACGCAGAGCCTGGGCAGCGCGGTGGATGTGCCCGCTGCGTCGATGCAGCCCGTGGCGCCGGCGGCTGCCGCGCCCGTGCCGACTCCGCCAGCGGCCTTGGGGAGCGCTTCGCCCGAGCCAGTTCAGCCGGCCGCGCCTGTGGTCGTTTCAACCGAGACGCCGCCGGTGCGAGCTGCTTCGGTGGGGACGGTCTCTCCAGAGACAGTGCAGGCGGCTGGGCCCGTTGCGGCGTCGCCAGTGGCCACCGCTCCCGTGGGGGCGGTTGCTTCTGAGGCAGTGCCGGCTGCGCCGCCCGTGGCCTCCACGCAGACCGCAGTGCCGGTGGCCCCAAGCTCGTCCGCTGCTGTCGCTCCGGTGATTCCGGCGGTCGTCGCCGCGGCGCCTGCCCAGGTGGCTGCGGCACCAGCCGGTGGTGCTGCTCCGGAGGTAGGGAGTACCGCCGCGCCCGTCGCGGTTGCGCCTGCTCAATCTCCAGCGGAGTCTGCCGGGGGGGCCGCTGCGGACGTGGGAACTCCCGCCACGCCCGTCACTGCGTCGCCGACCCAGGCCCCAGTGGCATCGACCGGCGGAGCCGCTCCGGACGCGGGGGCTGTCGCCGCGCCGGTCGTGTCTTCGGGGCTGCCCTCAGCGCCGGTCCAGTCGGCCGCGCCAGTCGCCACCGCTTCGGTGCCAGACGTGTCACGCGCGGCGCCGACCGTGCCCGAATCCGCGGCCATCATTCCGGTCCGCGCGCCGACCGCCGCCGAGCCTCAGCCCGAACCGTCCCGTCCCGCGTCCCGTCCCGGACGGCCCCTGGGCGACGCGCCGCAGATTGCCCAGGACACCGCCATCGCCACGGCGGAGGCGGCCCTGGCCCAGGTGTCCCAGGTCGCGTCCCGTGCCCGTGAGCCTCGCCCTCGTATCCCGGACATCCCGTCGGACGCCGAGTTCAACGGCGAACTGCTCCGCCAGGTGCGCGAGGCCCGGGGAATGACCCTCCAGCAGGTCGCGGACCGGACGCGCATCACCCGGGGCCACCTGGAGAACGTCGAGGCGGACCGCTACACCGCGCTCCCGGCGGCGGTCTACCTGCGAGGTATCCTGATGAACCTCGCCCGGGAGCTGGGGTTGGATCCGCTCCGGGTGTCCAAGAGCTACCTGGCGCTGGCTTCTGAGAAGTCGGGCAAGAAGTAG
- a CDS encoding P-loop NTPase — protein sequence MASGPPGLSRRPRPRRIIAVGGGKGGIGKSMVSANLGVALAQSGANVLLVDVDLGGANLHTCLGVGQPTATLSDFLRRNKAQLEEVIVPTGVPGLSLIAGAQDALDAANLKYAQKQKLLRTLMGTSADYLILDLGAGTSFNTIDFFVLADHGVLVMLPEPTSVENAYRFAKAAFFRKLQQVESQYGIEDLVEDALTTREGALRTLHDVLAQARRKDPAIAERLERELSAFRIRLIVNQARTDADLSVGAAVAAAWKKFFGIEMDVLGAIRYDDEAWRAVRKRRPVLIERPDSAAATAIQGIATRILALDGPPQRSAP from the coding sequence ATGGCCTCCGGCCCTCCTGGTCTGTCACGCCGTCCTCGCCCCCGGCGCATCATCGCCGTGGGAGGCGGGAAGGGCGGCATTGGCAAGTCCATGGTGTCCGCCAACCTGGGCGTGGCCCTGGCTCAGTCGGGCGCCAACGTGCTGCTCGTGGACGTGGACCTGGGCGGCGCCAACCTGCACACGTGCCTGGGCGTCGGACAACCCACCGCGACGCTGTCCGACTTCCTGCGTCGGAACAAGGCGCAGCTCGAGGAGGTCATCGTCCCCACGGGCGTGCCGGGGCTGTCGCTGATCGCCGGCGCGCAGGACGCACTGGATGCGGCCAACCTCAAGTACGCGCAGAAGCAGAAGTTGCTGCGCACGTTGATGGGGACCTCGGCGGACTACCTCATCCTGGACCTGGGCGCCGGGACGAGCTTCAACACCATCGACTTCTTCGTCCTGGCGGACCATGGCGTGCTGGTGATGCTGCCGGAGCCCACCTCGGTGGAGAACGCCTACCGCTTCGCCAAGGCGGCCTTCTTCCGGAAGCTCCAGCAGGTGGAGTCGCAGTACGGCATCGAGGACCTCGTGGAGGATGCGCTCACCACGCGGGAGGGCGCGCTGCGCACGCTGCATGACGTGCTGGCCCAGGCCCGGCGGAAGGACCCGGCCATCGCGGAGCGTCTGGAGCGGGAGCTGTCGGCTTTCCGCATCCGACTCATCGTGAACCAGGCGCGCACGGACGCGGACCTGTCCGTGGGCGCCGCGGTGGCCGCCGCGTGGAAGAAGTTCTTCGGCATCGAAATGGATGTCCTGGGCGCCATTCGGTACGACGACGAGGCCTGGCGCGCGGTGCGCAAGCGCAGGCCCGTGCTCATCGAGCGGCCGGATTCCGCGGCGGCCACTGCCATTCAGGGCATCGCTACGCGTATCCTCGCGCTGGACGGTCCCCCCCAGCGCTCCGCACCATGA
- a CDS encoding HNH endonuclease: MINSAVLVLNRYYQPVHVTSVKRAFSLLYLGVAKAIDSQYRLYEFADWAELSATQDCITTIERTIRVPRVLVLSAYDHLPRGRVRFSRLNIYARDNDTCQYCGKNLPRSELNLDHVMPRTQGGKTTWENVVCSCVPCNLKKGGRTPEQANLKLLKKPVRPRWTPLFRGATRKVTYREWLPFLHLADASYWNVELLDE, from the coding sequence ATGATCAACAGCGCCGTGCTTGTCCTCAACCGGTACTACCAGCCGGTGCATGTCACCTCGGTGAAGCGGGCATTCTCGCTTCTGTATCTGGGGGTGGCCAAGGCCATCGACTCGCAGTACCGGCTGTACGAGTTCGCGGATTGGGCAGAGCTGAGCGCCACCCAGGACTGCATCACCACCATCGAGCGCACCATCCGCGTGCCTCGGGTCCTGGTGCTCAGCGCGTATGACCACCTGCCTCGCGGGCGGGTGCGCTTCTCCCGGCTCAACATCTACGCGCGCGACAACGACACCTGCCAGTACTGCGGGAAGAACCTGCCTCGCAGCGAGCTGAACCTGGACCACGTGATGCCGCGCACCCAGGGCGGAAAGACGACGTGGGAGAACGTCGTGTGCTCCTGCGTGCCCTGCAACCTGAAGAAGGGCGGACGCACGCCGGAGCAGGCCAACCTGAAGCTGCTCAAGAAGCCGGTGCGCCCGCGCTGGACGCCGCTGTTCCGTGGCGCCACCCGCAAGGTGACGTACCGGGAGTGGCTGCCGTTCCTGCACCTGGCGGATGCCTCGTACTGGAACGTGGAGTTGCTCGACGAGTAG
- the selA gene encoding L-seryl-tRNA(Sec) selenium transferase — protein sequence MGAPSNSGDGGKNALLRALPSVEQLLRRPSLEPLLSAVPRARAVAALRLAVDRARARLVASGGPGFEDADVQRALDTLATPGLRSVLNATGVVLHTNLGRAPLAPSAVARVAEVARGYSNLEYDLDEGERGSRYAPLVGLLRSLTGAEDAVVVNNCAGAVLLVLAALASGRECVVSRGELVEIGGGFRVPDVMRQSGAKLVEVGTTNRTRRSDYAAALGPETGLLVKVHRSNFALVGFTEEVEVTELSALGRAHGVPVFQDLGAGALVPLTGEGLSRELTVAQAVAAGADVVAFSGDKLLGGPQAGVVVGRSALLARIKAHPLMRALRVDKLTVAALEATLELYRDGRAEDVPVHRLLAQRPEALRARAVRLEGLLAQRGIRARVASVVGQVGGGAMPLAGLPSFACILTLETPETFLDRLRGGMRPVIGRITDGEVLLDVRCLEEEELQAVADAVAAAIPGNPP from the coding sequence GTGGGCGCCCCGTCGAACAGTGGAGACGGTGGGAAGAATGCGCTCTTGCGCGCGCTCCCCTCCGTCGAGCAGCTCCTGCGGCGCCCGTCGCTGGAACCCCTGTTGAGCGCAGTCCCCCGGGCGCGTGCCGTCGCCGCGCTCCGGTTGGCCGTGGACCGTGCCCGCGCCCGGCTGGTGGCCTCGGGTGGGCCCGGCTTCGAGGACGCGGACGTTCAGCGCGCCCTGGACACGTTGGCCACGCCGGGACTGCGGTCCGTGCTCAACGCCACCGGCGTGGTGCTGCACACCAACCTGGGCCGCGCGCCCCTGGCACCTTCGGCCGTGGCGCGCGTGGCGGAGGTGGCCCGGGGCTACTCCAACCTCGAATACGACCTGGACGAGGGTGAGCGGGGCAGCCGCTACGCGCCGCTGGTGGGCCTGCTGCGCTCACTGACGGGCGCGGAGGACGCGGTGGTCGTCAACAACTGCGCGGGCGCGGTGCTGCTGGTGCTGGCGGCGCTGGCGTCCGGCCGTGAGTGCGTGGTGTCTCGCGGCGAGCTGGTGGAGATTGGCGGGGGCTTCCGGGTCCCCGACGTGATGCGCCAGTCCGGTGCGAAGCTGGTGGAGGTGGGGACCACCAACCGCACGCGGCGGTCGGATTACGCGGCGGCGCTGGGGCCGGAGACGGGCCTGCTGGTGAAGGTGCACCGCTCCAACTTCGCGCTGGTGGGCTTCACGGAAGAGGTGGAGGTGACGGAGTTGTCCGCGCTGGGGCGGGCGCACGGGGTGCCGGTGTTCCAGGACCTGGGGGCGGGCGCGTTGGTTCCGCTGACGGGCGAGGGGCTGAGCCGGGAGCTGACCGTGGCGCAGGCGGTGGCGGCGGGCGCGGACGTGGTGGCCTTTTCGGGAGACAAGTTGTTGGGAGGACCTCAGGCGGGAGTCGTGGTGGGCCGGTCCGCGCTGCTGGCGCGCATCAAGGCCCATCCGCTCATGCGGGCCCTGCGGGTGGACAAGCTGACGGTCGCCGCGCTCGAAGCCACCTTGGAGCTGTACCGGGATGGCCGGGCGGAAGACGTTCCGGTGCACCGCCTGCTTGCCCAGCGGCCCGAGGCGTTGCGCGCCAGGGCGGTGCGGCTGGAGGGGTTGCTGGCGCAGCGGGGCATTCGTGCCCGAGTGGCCAGCGTGGTGGGACAGGTGGGAGGGGGTGCCATGCCGCTGGCCGGGTTGCCGTCCTTCGCGTGCATCCTCACCCTAGAGACGCCGGAAACATTCCTGGACCGCCTGCGCGGGGGAATGCGGCCGGTTATTGGCAGGATCACGGACGGCGAGGTGCTTCTCGACGTCCGGTGTCTCGAGGAGGAGGAGCTCCAGGCGGTCGCGGATGCCGTCGCGGCCGCCATTCCAGGGAACCCGCCATGA
- a CDS encoding cold-shock protein, whose protein sequence is MATGTVKWFNDAKGFGFIMQDGGGEDLFCHHTAIQTQGFRTLQEGQKVEFDVACGPKGLQAQNVRPV, encoded by the coding sequence ATGGCGACTGGTACCGTGAAGTGGTTCAACGATGCGAAGGGCTTTGGGTTCATCATGCAGGACGGCGGCGGCGAGGATCTCTTCTGCCACCACACTGCGATCCAGACCCAGGGCTTCCGCACGCTGCAGGAAGGCCAGAAGGTCGAGTTCGACGTGGCCTGCGGCCCCAAGGGCCTGCAGGCTCAGAACGTTCGCCCGGTCTGA
- a CDS encoding transglycosylase SLT domain-containing protein: protein MKPFLSKLAVAASALLMSAQAPAPRAVSSTPAEPEASEAPAQHSSNAPPEAQLSPPPDSEKAPLPVGYVEVLNPAFPNAAPPTPVVHRGRRYGLEDLAPYFGEGKKKEAREAFDRGQYTRARELLKDQGDAPPVRYLRALAAVRAGDDASAAAEFTALVPDYPALRDRCLTHGGVALESLRRFDEAAVLLEQVPPESKLYVDARLALSRVLRKKKDPTGAMAALEPLTSRAAPSWGRNVGAEALMAIADIAAEKKDKAAERAALWRLWAAHPLSALAKQAERRLKGQTPPMDAKVGRGESLVELHRNKPGLEQLEPLLPKLELPDPLACRAHFAFGKGLRKERQHTRAIQVLTPVAEKCQDRDLMARVLYVLGSSRSIVDQVRGMETYERLAREFPDHSFADDGLFYAADLYLKTGRPKEAMARLDTLARLYPQGDFLGEALFKAYWIARTTGAEDSGLSFLDRIEAQFAKADESYDVERARYWRARTMQEKGNIQGAAELFEKLSVDHPATYYGLMARSQLAKVDPARLERVSAEIFTVPEAASPWPLFAGPMGDDPHFRAGVELYRLGFTEAVSSELLAVNRTKLPAEAVRLLVLVLHEAGDERSAHGVARLALRKDLSGRITAETRVVWEVAYPNAFRELIEKHTAASGVEADLLQALMREESALDPKALSWAGAMGLTQLMPSTAKGVARELNLKRFTVDQLLQPDLNIRMGAHYLGGLLKRFNGHTPYAVGSYNAGPGAVNRWRSDKPDLALDAWVEEIPISETRGYIKRVLRSFNTYQLLYGRAPKLPVLKSAAK, encoded by the coding sequence ATGAAGCCCTTCCTTTCCAAGCTCGCCGTCGCCGCCTCCGCGCTCCTGATGTCCGCGCAGGCACCCGCCCCTCGGGCGGTTTCGTCCACCCCGGCCGAGCCCGAGGCGTCCGAAGCGCCGGCCCAGCACTCCAGCAACGCGCCTCCGGAGGCGCAGTTGTCGCCGCCTCCGGACTCGGAGAAGGCGCCGCTGCCCGTGGGCTACGTGGAGGTGCTCAACCCGGCCTTCCCCAACGCCGCGCCGCCCACGCCGGTGGTGCACCGGGGCCGCCGCTACGGCCTGGAGGACCTGGCGCCGTACTTCGGCGAAGGGAAGAAGAAGGAGGCCCGCGAGGCGTTCGACCGCGGACAGTACACCCGCGCTCGCGAGCTGCTGAAGGACCAGGGTGACGCCCCGCCCGTGCGCTACCTGCGGGCCCTGGCCGCCGTGCGCGCCGGGGACGACGCGTCCGCCGCCGCCGAGTTCACCGCGCTGGTGCCCGACTACCCCGCGCTGCGGGATCGCTGCCTGACGCACGGCGGCGTGGCGCTGGAGAGCCTGCGCCGCTTCGACGAGGCCGCGGTGCTGCTGGAGCAGGTGCCGCCCGAGTCCAAGCTGTACGTGGACGCGCGCCTGGCGCTGTCGCGGGTGCTGCGCAAGAAGAAGGACCCGACGGGCGCCATGGCCGCGTTGGAGCCGCTCACCTCGCGGGCCGCGCCGAGCTGGGGCCGCAACGTGGGCGCCGAGGCGCTGATGGCCATCGCCGACATCGCCGCGGAGAAGAAGGACAAGGCCGCCGAGCGCGCCGCGCTGTGGCGCCTGTGGGCCGCCCACCCGCTGTCCGCCCTGGCGAAGCAGGCCGAGCGGCGCCTCAAGGGCCAGACGCCGCCCATGGACGCGAAGGTGGGGCGGGGCGAGTCGCTGGTGGAATTGCACCGCAACAAGCCGGGCCTGGAGCAGCTCGAGCCGCTGCTGCCGAAGCTGGAGCTTCCGGACCCGCTCGCCTGCCGCGCGCACTTCGCCTTCGGCAAGGGCCTGCGCAAGGAACGCCAGCACACGCGCGCCATCCAGGTGCTGACGCCCGTGGCGGAGAAGTGCCAGGACCGCGACCTGATGGCGCGTGTGCTGTACGTGCTCGGCTCGTCGCGCTCCATCGTCGACCAGGTGCGGGGCATGGAGACGTATGAGCGGCTGGCGCGCGAGTTCCCGGACCACTCGTTCGCGGATGACGGCCTCTTCTACGCGGCCGACCTCTACCTGAAGACGGGCCGCCCGAAGGAGGCCATGGCCCGCCTGGACACGCTGGCCCGGCTGTACCCGCAGGGCGACTTCCTGGGCGAGGCGCTGTTCAAGGCGTACTGGATTGCCCGCACCACCGGCGCCGAGGACTCCGGCCTGTCCTTCCTGGACCGCATCGAGGCCCAGTTCGCCAAGGCGGACGAGAGCTACGACGTGGAGCGCGCGCGCTACTGGCGGGCTCGGACGATGCAGGAGAAGGGGAACATCCAGGGCGCGGCGGAGCTGTTCGAGAAGCTCTCCGTGGACCACCCCGCGACGTATTACGGCCTCATGGCCCGCTCGCAGTTGGCCAAGGTGGACCCGGCGCGGCTGGAGCGCGTGTCCGCGGAGATCTTCACGGTGCCCGAGGCCGCCAGCCCGTGGCCGCTGTTCGCAGGCCCCATGGGCGACGACCCGCACTTCCGCGCGGGCGTGGAACTGTACCGCCTGGGCTTCACCGAGGCGGTGTCCTCCGAGCTGCTCGCCGTCAACCGGACGAAGCTGCCCGCGGAGGCTGTGCGCCTGCTGGTGCTGGTGCTGCACGAGGCCGGTGACGAGCGCTCCGCCCATGGCGTGGCGCGGCTGGCGCTGCGCAAGGATTTGAGCGGGCGCATCACCGCGGAGACGCGGGTGGTGTGGGAGGTGGCCTATCCCAACGCCTTCCGAGAGCTCATCGAGAAGCACACCGCCGCTTCAGGCGTCGAAGCCGACCTGCTCCAGGCGCTGATGCGCGAGGAGAGCGCGCTGGACCCGAAGGCCCTGTCCTGGGCGGGCGCCATGGGCCTCACCCAGTTGATGCCGTCCACCGCGAAGGGCGTGGCGCGCGAGCTGAATCTCAAGCGCTTCACCGTGGACCAACTGCTGCAGCCCGACCTGAACATCCGCATGGGCGCCCACTACCTGGGCGGGCTGCTCAAGCGCTTCAACGGGCACACGCCCTACGCGGTCGGCAGCTACAACGCCGGGCCGGGCGCGGTGAATCGTTGGAGGTCCGACAAGCCGGACCTGGCGCTGGACGCGTGGGTGGAAGAGATCCCCATCTCCGAGACGCGCGGCTACATCAAGCGCGTGCTCCGCTCCTTCAACACGTACCAGTTGCTGTACGGACGGGCGCCGAAGCTGCCCGTGCTGAAGAGCGCGGCGAAGTAG